In Arthrobacter sp. SLBN-83, one DNA window encodes the following:
- a CDS encoding DUF3566 domain-containing protein: MSNSDSFPKPNSTVPDGNRPSAAPRVNAPVRPQQRPAAPAGAPGQRPAVPGQRPQQGDRPVQPGQRPFQGQQGQRPAPAGQRPAQGSSGQGTPGLVKPAPKAKVRRARLLVSKVDPWSVLKMAFLLSVALGIVTVVAAIVLWTVLDLTGIFDQVDSLLGTLAGSESGGFELKKVASLGQVASFATIIAVVNVVLLTALSMLSAVLYNISATLVGGIGVTLTDD; encoded by the coding sequence GTGAGTAATTCCGACTCATTTCCCAAGCCGAACAGTACTGTTCCCGACGGGAACCGGCCTTCAGCGGCACCCCGCGTGAACGCCCCCGTCCGTCCGCAGCAGCGTCCTGCTGCCCCTGCCGGCGCGCCAGGCCAGCGGCCCGCCGTCCCCGGCCAGCGCCCGCAGCAGGGCGACCGCCCCGTGCAGCCCGGCCAGCGCCCCTTCCAGGGCCAGCAGGGGCAGCGCCCGGCGCCGGCGGGACAGCGCCCTGCACAGGGATCATCAGGCCAGGGCACGCCTGGCCTGGTCAAGCCCGCTCCCAAGGCGAAAGTCCGCCGTGCGCGCCTGCTGGTCAGCAAAGTGGACCCCTGGTCCGTCCTGAAAATGGCGTTCCTGCTGTCCGTGGCACTGGGCATCGTCACCGTCGTGGCCGCCATCGTCCTTTGGACTGTCCTGGACCTGACCGGAATCTTCGATCAGGTGGACAGCCTCCTCGGCACGCTCGCGGGCTCTGAAAGCGGCGGTTTTGAATTGAAGAAGGTTGCCTCGCTGGGACAGGTGGCCTCGTTCGCCACCATCATTGCCGTGGTCAACGTTGTCCTGCTGACCGCGCTGTCCATGCTTTCCGCCGTCCTGTACAACATTTCCGCCACCCTGGTGGGCGGTATCGGCGTGACCCTCACCGACGATTAG